The proteins below come from a single Patescibacteria group bacterium genomic window:
- a CDS encoding Hsp20/alpha crystallin family protein, whose protein sequence is MKYRPMIQPWEDMDKFMEEYMSGMASGFVPAIDVYQTKDSVIVETPLAGVDPEKVNISIENDVLTIEGSMEKKSEVDEKEYYRKEVRTGSFHRAVALPIAVDGDKANADFENGILKITIPKAEQVMPKTIKVNVLKKGSK, encoded by the coding sequence ATGAAATATCGACCAATGATCCAGCCTTGGGAGGACATGGACAAATTCATGGAAGAATACATGTCGGGCATGGCCAGCGGTTTCGTACCGGCGATTGACGTTTATCAGACCAAGGATTCGGTAATTGTTGAAACACCTCTGGCTGGCGTTGATCCGGAAAAGGTAAATATTTCCATCGAAAACGACGTACTGACCATAGAAGGTTCCATGGAAAAGAAGTCGGAAGTAGATGAAAAGGAATATTACCGCAAAGAGGTCAGAACCGGCAGTTTCCACCGCGCAGTCGCATTGCCGATTGCTGTAGATGGTGACAAGGCCAATGCCGACTTTGAAAATGGAATTTTGAAAATTACCATTCCCAAAGCGGAACAGGTAATGCCAAAAACAATCAAAGTTAACGTATTAAAAAAAGGTTCCAAATAG
- a CDS encoding DUF3467 domain-containing protein, producing the protein MPNQPNQQPPQGQQRQMQIKIPDSVLAGPNYANSMRVMHTKDEFTIDFINIHQAEGVGVVTNRVKTSPGHMKRVLSALADNIKRYETNFGTIDVTDAPADEVGFKA; encoded by the coding sequence ATGCCAAACCAACCAAACCAACAGCCCCCACAAGGGCAACAGCGACAAATGCAGATTAAGATCCCGGATAGCGTTTTAGCCGGACCAAATTATGCGAACAGTATGCGAGTCATGCATACCAAAGACGAGTTTACGATTGATTTTATCAATATCCACCAGGCGGAAGGCGTGGGCGTGGTTACCAATCGGGTAAAAACCTCACCAGGTCACATGAAACGGGTTTTATCCGCTCTCGCGGACAATATCAAGCGCTATGAGACAAATTTTGGTACAATAGATGTTACGGATGCGCCGGCGGACGAAGTCGGATTCAAAGCATAA
- the cysS gene encoding cysteine--tRNA ligase, whose amino-acid sequence MLTLFNTLSRKKETFKPLKDSEVGLYTCGPTVYNFAHIGNLRTYVFEDILRRVLQYNSYKVKHVMNITDVGHLVSDADTGEDKMEKRAKQEKKTVWEIAEYYTSAFKNDMSDLNITEPVIWCKATDHIKEQIELVKKLEEKGYTYTIADGVYFDTGKFESYGQMARLDIKAQKAGARVAVVEGKKSPNDFALWKFSPDPLKGEPKRQMEWESPWGIGFPGWAIECSAMAVKYLGQPFDIHCGGVDHIPVHHTNEIAQSEAANDRKLANYWLHGEFLILKDEKMAKSKGNFITLETLKEKGINPLAYRYLLLTTHYRSKLTFNWTNLEGANTALDSIYRQMESYKDTNPVVNEDFKQQFEDAINDDLNMPKALALVWKIFKSNLPAGAKKGTVLEYDKVLGLGLDKLEQTEEAPKHVKTLATKREHARLAKDFSEADKIRAEIESLGYIVTDTSSGPKIHKNK is encoded by the coding sequence ATGCTTACGCTGTTTAATACCCTTTCAAGAAAAAAAGAAACCTTTAAACCTCTGAAAGATTCAGAGGTTGGTTTATATACTTGCGGTCCGACTGTTTATAATTTTGCGCACATCGGAAACCTCCGGACTTATGTTTTTGAGGATATATTACGACGGGTATTGCAATACAATAGCTACAAAGTAAAACATGTGATGAATATTACTGATGTCGGGCATCTGGTATCAGATGCGGACACCGGTGAAGATAAAATGGAAAAACGGGCCAAGCAGGAAAAGAAAACGGTATGGGAAATTGCTGAGTATTACACTTCTGCATTTAAAAACGACATGTCGGACCTCAACATTACGGAACCCGTGATCTGGTGCAAAGCCACTGACCACATCAAAGAACAGATTGAGCTGGTTAAAAAGTTAGAGGAAAAGGGTTACACCTATACCATTGCGGATGGCGTATATTTTGACACCGGTAAATTTGAAAGTTACGGACAGATGGCCAGGCTAGATATCAAAGCGCAAAAGGCCGGTGCCAGAGTGGCGGTCGTGGAAGGCAAAAAAAGCCCGAATGATTTTGCTTTGTGGAAATTTTCACCAGACCCTTTGAAAGGCGAGCCGAAGCGCCAGATGGAATGGGAATCGCCGTGGGGCATCGGATTTCCCGGTTGGGCAATAGAATGTTCGGCAATGGCCGTAAAATATCTGGGTCAGCCTTTTGATATTCACTGTGGCGGAGTTGATCATATTCCCGTCCACCATACGAACGAAATAGCGCAGAGTGAAGCGGCAAACGACAGAAAACTGGCCAACTACTGGCTGCACGGGGAGTTTCTGATTCTGAAGGACGAAAAAATGGCAAAATCAAAAGGGAATTTTATAACTCTGGAAACACTGAAAGAGAAAGGGATTAATCCCCTCGCCTATCGCTATTTACTGCTTACCACCCATTACCGTTCGAAACTGACTTTCAATTGGACAAACCTGGAAGGAGCCAACACCGCGCTTGATTCTATTTATCGGCAGATGGAAAGTTATAAAGACACCAACCCGGTCGTTAATGAGGATTTTAAACAGCAATTTGAGGATGCAATTAATGATGATCTGAACATGCCTAAAGCACTGGCACTGGTCTGGAAAATTTTTAAATCCAACTTACCGGCAGGTGCAAAAAAAGGAACAGTACTGGAATATGACAAAGTACTGGGACTCGGATTGGATAAACTTGAGCAAACAGAAGAAGCACCAAAGCACGTTAAAACACTGGCGACAAAAAGGGAGCACGCGCGTTTAGCCAAAGATTTTAGCGAAGCGGACAAAATAAGAGCGGAAATTGAATCATTGGGGTATATTGTTACTGATACATCTTCGGGGCCAAAAATTCATAAAAATAAATAA
- a CDS encoding ABC transporter permease, with amino-acid sequence MKNDIKLEFRSMRNIFMRDILRFFRDKARIIGSIMQPLIFLGIFGVGLESTMNMGGEGLGFNFVQFMFPGIIATTTLGVALNTSISIVTDREFGFLKEILVAPVSRASIILGKILSGVVIGLFQAVLLIAISPVFGLSIDWGTVPGLLFVSLLLSFAVTSLGLFIATRMRNAEGFQFVFQFLFFPMMFLSGAFFSLTNVPKWMEIVSSINPLTYAVDGLRNIVFSNAPQQVIDSIVIHSLSFDALVIVAFGLVMFGLSFWSFNRAE; translated from the coding sequence ATGAAAAATGACATCAAACTGGAATTTAGATCAATGCGAAATATCTTTATGCGGGATATTTTGAGATTCTTCCGCGACAAGGCCAGAATTATCGGTTCAATTATGCAGCCTCTGATTTTTTTGGGCATCTTCGGGGTCGGATTGGAATCAACAATGAACATGGGTGGAGAGGGTTTAGGATTTAATTTTGTACAATTCATGTTTCCTGGAATTATTGCCACGACTACGCTCGGGGTTGCGCTGAACACTTCCATCTCAATTGTGACTGATCGGGAATTCGGATTTCTGAAGGAAATCCTTGTCGCACCGGTTTCCCGGGCATCGATCATACTGGGGAAAATATTGTCCGGAGTTGTGATCGGATTATTTCAGGCAGTTTTATTGATTGCTATATCACCGGTTTTCGGACTTTCGATTGACTGGGGCACGGTACCAGGGTTGCTGTTTGTTTCTCTTTTACTGTCTTTTGCTGTTACTTCGCTGGGTCTCTTTATCGCTACCAGGATGCGTAATGCCGAGGGGTTCCAGTTTGTGTTTCAGTTCTTATTCTTTCCGATGATGTTTCTTTCCGGCGCCTTCTTTTCACTGACGAATGTTCCAAAATGGATGGAGATTGTCTCATCTATTAATCCGTTGACATATGCCGTAGATGGTCTGCGGAATATCGTATTCAGTAATGCGCCACAGCAGGTGATCGATTCCATTGTCATCCATTCATTATCTTTTGACGCACTAGTTATTGTTGCATTCGGGTTGGTAATGTTCGGATTGTCTTTCTGGAGCTTTAATCGCGCGGAATAG
- a CDS encoding glycosyltransferase, which yields MTRRKKILFLPHSDGLAHITRCLTIADLLPKSKYHIRFAVSRDKRDFVRKAGYGTYTLSPSTSFDVAEEYKFAQKNEYLDLLSNNVEEDLDILNKYKPDVVISDKRTTACISTRIKKIPWITIANSIYLKEFWKGNGLDLSEKKLLNQFYYFVGWFFVNFISRQAMKVPFHKVSNQFAKASVYAQYDADLKLVADVPEYASLSPLPSDAYFVGPLLWRGFEKKEPSWFKDLDKTKPIIYLSLGGTIYNQEMLNSTVEAVTNSDYQLIVSLGPNFKRNKIGKLPDNVWLETYLPGQRACEISDIVIHHGGHGTVMQALKYGKPCIVIPHNYGQWYNAKRIERLKCGINLNPIKASWVNPNSLLKDALDVKPSEIRFAIEKILKHDKYRRNSEKFRKTIRSYREGHRAIDIIERFINTHQKRK from the coding sequence ATGACCAGAAGAAAAAAAATATTATTTTTACCGCACTCCGACGGGTTAGCGCACATAACCCGGTGTTTGACGATTGCTGATTTGTTGCCGAAATCAAAATATCACATAAGATTTGCGGTGAGTCGTGATAAACGTGACTTTGTCCGAAAAGCGGGGTATGGAACGTATACATTATCACCGTCAACCAGTTTTGATGTGGCGGAGGAGTATAAATTCGCGCAGAAAAATGAATATCTGGATTTGCTTTCCAATAACGTAGAAGAGGACTTGGATATTTTAAATAAATATAAACCGGATGTGGTTATTTCTGATAAACGGACAACCGCCTGTATCTCAACCAGAATCAAAAAAATTCCGTGGATTACAATCGCGAATTCTATTTACCTGAAAGAGTTCTGGAAGGGGAACGGTTTGGATCTTTCAGAAAAAAAGCTTTTGAACCAATTTTACTATTTTGTCGGGTGGTTTTTTGTAAATTTTATTTCCAGGCAGGCAATGAAAGTGCCTTTTCATAAAGTATCAAATCAATTCGCCAAGGCCTCGGTTTATGCCCAGTATGATGCGGATTTGAAACTGGTTGCGGACGTGCCGGAATACGCCTCTCTCTCACCGCTACCCAGCGATGCATATTTTGTTGGTCCGTTATTGTGGCGTGGATTTGAAAAAAAAGAGCCGTCCTGGTTTAAAGATTTGGATAAAACAAAGCCGATTATCTACTTATCACTCGGCGGAACTATTTATAACCAGGAAATGCTGAACAGTACTGTTGAAGCAGTTACTAATTCTGATTATCAGTTAATTGTAAGTCTAGGGCCGAATTTTAAACGAAATAAAATCGGTAAACTGCCGGATAACGTTTGGCTGGAAACTTATCTGCCCGGGCAAAGAGCCTGTGAGATCAGCGATATTGTAATTCATCATGGCGGTCATGGTACGGTTATGCAGGCATTGAAATACGGCAAGCCATGCATTGTAATTCCGCATAATTACGGTCAATGGTACAATGCAAAAAGAATTGAACGGTTAAAGTGCGGGATAAACTTGAATCCGATTAAGGCATCATGGGTCAATCCAAATTCGTTATTAAAGGACGCATTGGATGTTAAACCCTCTGAAATCAGATTTGCGATTGAAAAAATATTAAAACACGATAAGTACAGAAGAAATTCCGAAAAATTCAGAAAAACAATCCGTTCTTACCGTGAAGGTCATCGCGCGATAGACATTATTGAGCGTTTTATTAATACCCACCAAAAGCGGAAATAA
- a CDS encoding magnesium transporter CorA family protein has translation MNVHEIKTQKLRWINIVNPAQEEIEYLRNEFDFHPLALEDCITPTHRSKIDDYGKYYFMVLLFPLYDKKTRQVRPSEVHFFISNDYIVTIHNNDLPPLVDSFRMCQNNQEIRKKHFDQSVEMLLYFILEKLLLSVYPMLDHMSLEIDISEKEIFSGNEKKMVEEILIIRRSITDFRKIMQVHKNTLQKLTTWLQANDSYAITKNDDMHYSNLIDHTKEFWDALSGYKEAVETLQDTNESLISHRINDIMKTLTVISLTIFPVGIIAGFFGMNMKNIPFAQNPYGFWIMVAINIVVMGTVAIYFKRRRWI, from the coding sequence ATGAATGTCCACGAAATAAAAACACAAAAACTGCGCTGGATAAATATTGTGAATCCTGCTCAGGAAGAGATTGAATACCTGCGGAATGAATTCGATTTCCATCCCCTTGCACTGGAAGATTGCATAACTCCAACTCACAGATCTAAAATAGACGATTATGGGAAGTACTACTTCATGGTACTTCTTTTTCCTTTATACGATAAAAAAACACGCCAAGTACGACCATCGGAAGTGCACTTTTTTATCAGTAATGACTATATCGTTACCATCCACAATAATGATCTCCCACCCTTAGTCGATTCGTTCAGGATGTGTCAAAATAACCAAGAAATCCGGAAAAAGCACTTTGACCAGTCAGTGGAAATGCTGCTTTATTTCATATTGGAGAAACTATTGCTTTCAGTTTATCCCATGCTTGATCATATGAGCCTTGAAATAGATATCAGTGAAAAGGAGATATTTTCCGGAAATGAAAAAAAGATGGTGGAGGAGATACTGATTATTCGTAGGAGTATCACTGATTTCAGGAAAATAATGCAGGTTCATAAAAACACTCTGCAGAAATTGACAACATGGCTACAGGCAAATGATAGCTATGCCATAACAAAAAACGACGACATGCATTACAGTAATCTAATCGATCACACGAAAGAATTCTGGGACGCCTTAAGCGGATATAAAGAAGCGGTGGAGACACTCCAGGATACAAATGAATCCCTGATTTCTCACAGAATAAATGACATTATGAAGACTCTCACTGTAATATCTTTGACTATTTTTCCTGTTGGTATTATCGCCGGTTTTTTCGGTATGAATATGAAAAACATTCCTTTTGCGCAGAATCCATATGGATTCTGGATAATGGTTGCAATCAACATCGTCGTAATGGGAACAGTGGCAATCTACTTTAAGAGGAGGCGCTGGATTTAA
- a CDS encoding AbrB/MazE/SpoVT family DNA-binding domain-containing protein, which yields MHKEHCEKDHKVCGTTTIGERGQVVIPAEVRKRMNLKTGDRLLVFCKFDKFVGLVKSDDIDTFLDKMTEKMVSRVEKIRKEIKGVK from the coding sequence ATGCATAAAGAACATTGCGAAAAAGATCATAAGGTATGCGGTACAACAACAATCGGTGAGCGAGGGCAGGTAGTCATCCCGGCAGAAGTTAGAAAGCGCATGAATCTGAAAACCGGTGACCGGCTTTTAGTATTCTGCAAATTTGATAAATTTGTCGGATTAGTAAAATCGGACGATATTGATACATTTTTGGATAAAATGACCGAAAAAATGGTAAGTAGGGTGGAAAAAATTAGAAAAGAAATAAAAGGAGTAAAATAA
- a CDS encoding phosphatase PAP2 family protein: protein MLLLNLDQLIFEKIYQVIPHNLFFDWFFLLLTTIAHPKIIWFPLIILFLIFYKQHKGWMFFESAIAIGIGVVINEYMVKNIFARLRPFEFYDWVTTIDHTAEGFSFPSSHALVAFSFTMVIILNTKSKLLHKLLIVLAVLICLSRIYLGVHFPGDVITGGIIGALLGWLSSTYLPRFYKALFHKQI from the coding sequence ATGCTACTATTAAATCTGGATCAGCTAATTTTTGAAAAGATTTATCAGGTTATTCCTCATAACCTGTTTTTTGATTGGTTTTTTCTGTTACTTACTACAATCGCCCATCCGAAAATAATTTGGTTTCCTTTAATCATCCTGTTCTTAATCTTTTATAAACAGCATAAAGGATGGATGTTTTTTGAATCCGCCATCGCCATCGGTATCGGTGTTGTTATAAACGAATACATGGTTAAAAATATTTTTGCGCGCCTGCGACCTTTTGAATTTTACGATTGGGTAACCACAATTGACCATACTGCGGAAGGATTTTCCTTCCCTTCCAGCCACGCCCTGGTTGCATTCAGTTTTACCATGGTGATTATCTTAAACACAAAATCAAAGCTACTGCATAAATTGCTAATTGTTCTGGCAGTACTGATTTGCCTTTCCCGAATCTATTTGGGAGTGCATTTCCCCGGTGATGTAATTACCGGCGGGATAATCGGCGCCCTGCTCGGTTGGCTATCTTCGACTTACCTTCCGCGGTTTTATAAAGCACTGTTCCACAAACAGATATAA
- a CDS encoding ATP-binding cassette domain-containing protein: MNIIEVKNLTRKFKDFTAVKDVSFNVEEGEVFGFLGPNGAGKTTTINMLSTLLKPTSGEAIINGHSVTTDRVAVRKSIGLVFQESTLDEELTALENLRFHAEFYGVPKEIYRKRSEELLKIVDLSDRAKTAVRNFSGGMKRRLEIVRGMLHYPKVLFLDEPTIGLDPQTRATMWQYILKVAKQEKITIFLTTHYLNEAENCNRIAIIDHGTIVALDTPDKLKEKVGGDIITLETDNNSAAIESIKKSFSENVREEDGKIVVIVKDGDQVLPKMVRELPQMVKSIELKRPSLDDVFLKLTGSKIREEEPNNAEKTKRFLRSRGRR; the protein is encoded by the coding sequence ATGAATATAATTGAAGTAAAAAACTTAACCAGGAAATTTAAAGACTTTACAGCAGTTAAAGATGTCAGCTTTAACGTGGAAGAAGGGGAAGTCTTCGGTTTTCTCGGACCCAATGGCGCCGGTAAAACTACCACGATTAATATGCTTTCAACATTGTTAAAACCGACATCCGGTGAAGCGATAATCAACGGGCATTCCGTAACGACAGACCGGGTGGCGGTCAGAAAATCAATCGGTTTGGTTTTTCAAGAATCAACTCTGGATGAGGAACTGACTGCACTGGAAAATCTGCGGTTTCACGCGGAGTTTTACGGCGTTCCCAAAGAAATATACCGAAAAAGGTCCGAAGAACTGCTTAAGATTGTTGATTTGTCGGACCGTGCCAAAACAGCCGTCAGGAATTTTTCCGGCGGCATGAAAAGGCGTCTGGAAATTGTCCGCGGAATGCTGCACTACCCGAAAGTTCTTTTTCTGGATGAGCCGACGATCGGTCTGGATCCGCAAACCCGCGCAACTATGTGGCAATATATTTTAAAAGTGGCAAAGCAGGAAAAAATTACGATCTTCCTGACTACGCACTATTTGAATGAGGCGGAAAACTGTAATCGTATTGCGATTATCGACCACGGCACGATTGTTGCGCTTGATACACCTGATAAGCTGAAGGAAAAGGTGGGCGGAGACATAATTACACTTGAAACGGATAATAATTCGGCAGCAATAGAATCCATCAAGAAATCATTTTCGGAAAATGTGCGCGAAGAAGATGGCAAGATTGTTGTGATTGTTAAAGACGGAGATCAGGTATTGCCGAAAATGGTTCGTGAATTGCCGCAGATGGTTAAAAGTATTGAACTCAAAAGACCTTCGCTGGATGATGTATTCCTGAAACTGACCGGATCAAAAATCCGTGAAGAAGAACCGAATAACGCTGAGAAAACTAAAAGATTCTTAAGATCTAGGGGGAGAAGATAA
- the dnaJ gene encoding molecular chaperone DnaJ, translating to MATDYYEILGVAKDASQEEIKKAFRKKAHQYHPDKNTGDEAKFKELNQAYQVLSKEDKRKQYDQFGSAFDQQGGFSGGAGFDPRQAGFGGADGINFDFGDLGDIFGDFFGGGRGRASARQQKGADIETEMQVTFFDAAFGVEKTVELYKTVACEKCSGSGAESSSGIVECPMCKGSGQVDQLQRTILGQIRTRGVCPECKGEGKTIKDKCTNCRGTGVDRASKRIKIKIPAGINNGQSIRLSGEGEAGQRGSVAGDLYVAIRVMPHHEFQRDGDNVFSVSEVSFAQAALGDKISINTLDGEGQLRIPAGTQSGKVFKIKGKGVMHLNARGRGDQLVEIIVKTPEKLSRKQRELLENLQKLD from the coding sequence ATGGCAACAGATTACTATGAAATTCTGGGCGTCGCGAAAGATGCCTCGCAGGAAGAAATAAAAAAAGCTTTTCGTAAGAAAGCGCACCAATACCACCCGGATAAAAATACCGGTGATGAAGCTAAATTTAAGGAATTAAACCAGGCTTACCAGGTGCTTTCCAAAGAAGACAAGCGCAAACAGTACGACCAGTTTGGGTCCGCTTTTGACCAGCAGGGTGGTTTTTCCGGTGGTGCCGGATTTGATCCACGGCAAGCTGGTTTCGGCGGAGCGGACGGAATTAATTTTGATTTTGGCGATCTGGGTGATATCTTCGGTGATTTCTTCGGTGGAGGAAGAGGAAGGGCAAGTGCGCGCCAGCAGAAAGGCGCGGATATTGAAACAGAAATGCAGGTTACCTTTTTCGATGCGGCGTTCGGCGTGGAAAAAACCGTGGAACTTTATAAAACAGTAGCTTGTGAAAAATGCAGTGGTTCCGGCGCAGAAAGTTCCAGCGGGATTGTGGAATGCCCGATGTGCAAAGGTTCCGGACAGGTTGATCAACTGCAACGAACTATTTTAGGCCAGATCCGAACCCGCGGTGTGTGTCCGGAGTGCAAAGGTGAAGGAAAAACTATTAAAGATAAGTGTACAAACTGCCGTGGCACCGGTGTGGATCGCGCGAGTAAGCGGATCAAAATAAAAATTCCTGCCGGGATTAATAACGGGCAGTCTATCCGTCTTTCCGGTGAAGGCGAAGCCGGCCAGCGTGGAAGTGTAGCGGGGGATTTGTATGTTGCTATTCGAGTAATGCCACACCATGAATTTCAGCGGGACGGCGACAATGTTTTTTCCGTTTCGGAAGTCAGTTTTGCGCAGGCAGCACTTGGAGATAAGATTTCCATCAACACTCTGGATGGTGAAGGTCAGCTTCGAATTCCGGCCGGTACTCAATCGGGCAAAGTATTTAAAATTAAAGGTAAGGGAGTTATGCACTTAAATGCCCGAGGCAGAGGTGACCAGTTAGTTGAAATTATTGTAAAAACACCGGAAAAATTATCCCGGAAACAACGCGAATTATTGGAAAATCTGCAAAAACTGGATTAA
- a CDS encoding nucleotide exchange factor GrpE: MTHHDKHEKQDQEADKNIQKELETAKNQAEEYLNGWKRAKADYINFKREQEQRQAELMEFATAGMLLDIFPLVDQFKQAMKHVPKEIESSDWIVGVKHIQSNLNNVLKGMGIEEIKTVGEKFNPEMHEAIEEVESEMEKGMVTEELTTGFRLNGRVIQPAKVKVAK, translated from the coding sequence ATGACTCACCACGACAAGCACGAAAAACAGGATCAGGAGGCGGATAAGAACATTCAAAAAGAATTGGAAACTGCGAAAAATCAGGCGGAAGAATACCTGAACGGATGGAAAAGGGCCAAGGCCGATTACATCAATTTCAAAAGAGAACAGGAGCAAAGGCAGGCGGAATTGATGGAATTTGCCACCGCGGGAATGCTACTCGATATATTTCCGCTTGTTGATCAGTTTAAACAGGCAATGAAGCATGTGCCTAAAGAGATTGAGAGTTCGGACTGGATTGTAGGAGTCAAACACATCCAAAGCAATTTAAATAATGTATTAAAAGGTATGGGGATAGAAGAAATAAAAACAGTGGGTGAAAAGTTTAATCCGGAAATGCATGAAGCAATTGAAGAAGTGGAATCGGAAATGGAAAAAGGAATGGTAACGGAAGAACTAACAACTGGCTTTCGACTGAACGGCCGGGTAATCCAGCCGGCGAAAGTCAAAGTAGCTAAATAA
- the dnaK gene encoding molecular chaperone DnaK: MAKILGIDLGTTNSAMAIVEGGEPKVLENKEGNRTTPSVVAISKSGERLVGQLAKRQAVTNPENTVFSVKRLIGRRWEEEEVQNDAKTLPYKIEKNNDGVTVKMGDKQHTPQEVSAMILQKLKADAEDKLGEKITEAVITVPAYFDDSQRQATKDAGKIAGFDVKRIINEPTAAALAYGFNKKKDEKIAVYDLGGGTFDISILEIGDDTVEVKATNGDTHLGGDDFDQKIMHWILDEFQKDQGIDLSKDNLALQRIKEAAEKAKIELSSTQETEINQPFITTNESGPKHLVLKLTRAKLEDIVGDFVEKTLEPCKKALKDAGLEAKDMNEIVLVGGQTRMPLVQKKVEEFFGKKPNSSVNPDEVVAIGAAVQAGVLQGEVKDVLLLDVTPLTLGIETLGGVRTPLIEKNTTIPASKSQVFSTAADNQTSVEIHVLQGEREMAADNKSLGRFILDGIPPSPRGIPQVEVGFDIDANGILSVKAKDKATNKEQSIRIEASSGLSDEEVEKMKKDAEIHAEEDKKKKNLIEARNMAETMVITSEKAIKEGGDKIKEEDKKAVEEKVKAVNDVKDKDDVEAIKKATEELSTAAQKIGQAMYEAQQKEEAAKKADASKAGEKKEGDKEPVEGEFTEEKKEEKK; this comes from the coding sequence ATGGCAAAGATATTAGGTATCGATCTCGGTACCACCAACTCAGCAATGGCGATCGTCGAGGGAGGCGAGCCGAAAGTGCTGGAAAATAAAGAAGGCAACCGCACCACTCCTTCCGTGGTTGCAATTTCCAAAAGCGGTGAACGTCTGGTCGGCCAGCTGGCCAAAAGACAGGCGGTAACTAATCCGGAAAATACAGTATTTTCAGTGAAACGTCTGATCGGACGCAGATGGGAGGAAGAAGAAGTCCAGAACGACGCGAAAACATTGCCTTACAAAATTGAAAAAAATAATGACGGTGTTACGGTAAAAATGGGCGATAAACAACACACCCCACAGGAAGTTTCCGCGATGATCCTACAGAAATTGAAGGCGGATGCCGAAGACAAACTGGGTGAAAAGATAACCGAAGCGGTAATTACCGTGCCGGCATATTTTGACGACTCACAGAGGCAGGCGACCAAGGATGCCGGTAAGATCGCCGGGTTTGACGTGAAACGCATTATCAACGAACCAACCGCGGCGGCACTTGCCTACGGGTTCAATAAGAAGAAAGATGAAAAGATCGCAGTCTATGATCTGGGCGGTGGAACATTTGATATTTCCATTTTGGAAATCGGTGATGACACCGTGGAAGTGAAAGCAACCAACGGCGATACACATCTTGGCGGAGATGATTTTGACCAGAAGATAATGCACTGGATCCTGGATGAATTTCAGAAAGACCAGGGAATTGATCTCTCCAAAGACAATCTGGCACTACAGAGAATCAAAGAAGCCGCGGAAAAAGCCAAGATTGAATTATCATCCACACAGGAGACAGAAATCAACCAGCCGTTTATTACAACCAATGAATCAGGCCCGAAGCATTTGGTATTGAAATTGACCCGCGCCAAACTGGAAGATATCGTCGGTGATTTCGTGGAAAAAACACTGGAGCCTTGTAAGAAAGCGCTGAAAGATGCCGGTTTGGAAGCCAAAGATATGAATGAAATAGTGCTAGTCGGCGGACAAACCAGAATGCCGTTAGTACAGAAGAAAGTAGAAGAATTCTTCGGCAAAAAACCGAACTCATCTGTAAACCCGGACGAAGTAGTAGCAATCGGTGCAGCGGTACAAGCCGGTGTATTGCAGGGAGAAGTAAAAGACGTTCTGCTATTGGATGTTACCCCGCTAACACTTGGTATTGAAACTCTAGGCGGAGTACGCACACCATTAATTGAAAAGAATACAACCATTCCTGCATCAAAGAGTCAGGTGTTTTCTACCGCAGCAGATAACCAGACATCCGTAGAAATTCACGTCTTGCAGGGCGAAAGAGAAATGGCAGCCGACAACAAATCACTGGGCAGATTTATCTTAGACGGCATCCCTCCGTCACCGCGCGGAATCCCGCAGGTGGAAGTAGGGTTTGACATTGATGCAAACGGAATCCTGAGCGTGAAAGCAAAAGACAAAGCAACTAATAAAGAACAAAGCATCCGCATTGAAGCTTCTTCCGGACTGTCCGACGAGGAAGTTGAAAAGATGAAGAAAGACGCGGAGATTCACGCGGAAGAAGATAAGAAAAAGAAAAATTTGATCGAAGCCCGTAACATGGCAGAAACCATGGTGATCACTTCTGAAAAAGCGATCAAAGAGGGTGGCGATAAGATTAAAGAAGAAGACAAGAAAGCCGTGGAAGAAAAGGTTAAAGCGGTTAATGATGTAAAAGACAAAGACGACGTGGAAGCGATCAAAAAAGCCACCGAAGAGCTATCAACAGCTGCTCAGAAGATTGGACAGGCGATGTATGAAGCACAGCAGAAGGAAGAAGCGGCAAAGAAAGCAGATGCATCAAAGGCCGGTGAGAAAAAAGAGGGAGACAAAGAACCAGTTGAAGGTGAATTCACGGAAGAGAAGAAGGAAGAGAAGAAATAA